One window of the Lepeophtheirus salmonis chromosome 7, UVic_Lsal_1.4, whole genome shotgun sequence genome contains the following:
- the LOC121121678 gene encoding uncharacterized protein produces the protein MQFEWSTHSSELIEEISKLLCGRNLTDVTLTAEGRTLKAHRLVLAAASTFFKELLTSDLDDKCPIIYLRDVSYIELECLIQFIYGGNTTVPDGHLNSFLELANDLGVSGFSETSPAKKTRRQSCDDEEDENKAPTTPNKKCSSSVPASFEETNQVEDTHTQQLQKKRKLQTRSLNRLNAEEDFINAPPLSPVKLPPFWSNTPSVFFPQDIRQYDEYNNTPNHSSTVSCPVEPIRDRKKTISIGKSESSGSLDTPSSTLLDPDELAAKGATLLHHLALCLIREKEEEEEERLRQEAILKQKEDDDKLFKPPIPPKIKSHPKAPLKENNSLTRTRGGSEFDRPDSGFDSKDEGSARGLCEEKESGGGTSSSSPEGQEITRQAPIRQPIFRKRRILH, from the exons ATGCAGTTTGAGTGGTCAACCCATTCATCGGAGTTAATTGAAGAAATATCAAAGCTCCTTTGTGGAAGGAATCTTACGGATGTGACTCTTACGGCTGAGGGAAGGACATTAAAGGCTCATCGACTTGTACTTGCAGCCGCATCAAcgttttttaaa gaacTTTTAACCTCTGATCTGGATGATAAGTGCCCCATCATTTATCTGAGAGATGTTTCATACATTGAGCTGGAATGTTTAATTCAGTTCATTTACGGAGGGAATACAACAGTTCCGGATGGTcatcttaattcatttttagaattaGCGAATGACTTAGGCGTTTCAGGCTTTTCAGAAACAAGTCCCGCCAAAAAAACAAGGCGTCAAAGTTGTGATGATGAGGAAGATGAGAATAAAGCACCAACTACTCCAAACAAAAAGTGTTCAAGTAGTGTTCCAGCATCCTTTGAAGAAACAAATCAAGTGGAAGACACTCATACGCAACAACTTCAAAAGAAACGAAAACTCCAAACAAGGAGTTTAAATAGGCTTAATGCTGAAGAGGATTTCATCAATGCACCACCTCTCTCCCCAGTCAAACTCCCTCCATTCTGGTCAAACACACCCTCAGTCTTCTTTCCGCAAGATATTCGACAGTATGATGAGTATAACAACACTCCAAATCATAGCAGCACAGTCTCCTGTCCTGTTGAACCAATAAGGGATCGGAAAAAGACAATTTCTATCGGGAAATCAGAATCCTCGGGAAGTTTAGACACACCTTCATCCACATTACTAGATCCGGATGAACTTGCTGCAAAAGGAGCTACGCTTTTACATCATCTAGCACTCTGTCTTATCAGGGAAAAagaagaggaggaagaagaaagaCTTCGACAAGAGGCTATtcttaaacaaaaagaagatgATGATAAGCTTTTCAAACCCCCAATACCTCCCAAGATTAAATCACATCCTAAAGCGCctctcaaagaaaataattctctTACTCGTACAAGGGGGGGATCAGAGTTTGATCGTCCTGACTCAGGATTTGATTCAAAGGATGAAGGATCTGCAAGAGGGCTTTGTGAAGAGAAGGAAAGTGGAGGAGGAACGTCTTCATCCTCCCCGGAAGGACAGGAGATCACTCGACAGGCACCCATTCGTCAGCCTATCTTTCGAAAGAGAAGGATTTTGCATTGA
- the LOC121121679 gene encoding purine nucleoside phosphorylase has product MTNYDRISNGNGNNTEICKMLKDESNDENNGHGLSYEKISHTATYLCERTAYKPKIGIICGSGLGELANLLIKPDIFQYDEIPNFPVSTVTGHKSRLLIGLLEEVPVMVMQGRFHAYEGHSLDKCTMCVRVMKLMGIETLIVTNAAGGLNPDYRVGDVMLLKDHVNIPGMAGKNPLRGPNEERFGERFFGLNNCYDKGLRKMALKIAKSMNITEHVHEGVYAYLGGPNYETVAELRMLHRSGVDAVGMSTVPEVIVARHCKIRVFSFSLITNECIVKEETDETPNHAEVLQTANQMKNVLRDFVRKMIIEMREGNSEQI; this is encoded by the exons ATGACCAATTACGATAGAATTTCAAACGGAAATGGTAATAATACGGAAATTTGCAAAATGTTAAAGGATGAATCCAATGATGAAAACAATGGACACGG CCTCAGCTATGAAAAAATATCCCATACTGCTACATATCTCTGTGAACGAACGGCCTACAAGCCCAAGATTGGTATTATTTGTGGCTCCGGTCTAGGGGAGCTTGCAAATCTTCTCATCAAACCAGACATCTTCCAATATGATGAAATACCCAATTTCCCCGTCTCCACAGTTACTGGACACAAATCACGCCTACTAATTGGATTGTTGGAAGAAGTTCCAGTCATGGTGATGCAGGGACGATTCCATGCCTATGAGGGGCATTCCCTCGATAAATGCACCATGTGTGTCCGTGTAATGAAGCTCATGGGTATAGAGACTCTTATAGTGACAAATGCAGCTGGGGGACTCAATCCTGATTATCGTGTTGGGGATGTAATGCTGTTGAAGGATCATGTCAACATCCCTGGGATGGCTGGGAAGAATCCACTTCGGGGTCCCAATGAGGAGAG ATTTGGAGAACGCTTTTTTGGACTAAATAATTGTTATGATAAGGGACTTCGAAAAATGGCCCTCAAAATTGCGAAATCCATGAATATCACTGAACATGTTCACGAAGGCGTTTATGCGTATTTAGGTGGACCTAATTATGAGACAGTTGCGGAATTGAGGATGCTTCATCGCTCAGGAGTAGATGCCGTCG GAATGAGCACAGTGCCGGAGGTGATCGTTGCAAGACATTGTAAGATCCGTGTCTTTTCGTTTTCACTCATCACCAATGAGTGTATTGTAAAGGAAGAGACGGATGAAACACCCAATCACGCAGAAGTCCTTCAAACAgcaaatcaaatgaaaaacgTCCTCAGGGACTTTGTCCGGAAGATGATAATCGAAATGCGAGAAGGAAACTctgaacaaatttaa